GCGCAGCCGCTGGACGCTGCGGTCCAGACGTGGAGGAGGGTCTGCACCAACCCCATCGAccggaaggtggaggaggagctgcGGAAGgtgcgccccgcccccgccccgcccccctgcgcGGGCCCCTCCCGTTTCCCAGCCGGCGCCTCGGTGTGGTTCTGCTCTCACTCTGCTGCACTGCCCTTTCTTTAAACTCAGGCATCAACACTTGGGAACTGTGCACCTCCTGTCACGTCTGAAGTGATGCCAGTATTAagccctgcctccccaaggttgaAAGTGCTTCTTAGAACTCTTAAGGGTCTCTTTGGGGTGGGTAAACCTTGTCCAGATGTGACTTCAGGATGCGCTCTGAGACCCGGAAGCTTTTATTCATCCAGTCGCTGGTTGCAACATACCAGACAGGGCACCTGCTGCGCGCCAGGCCCGGCGCTTCCCCTGCCTTAGAGTCCGAGTGGACGTGCggccctgggaggaggcagcCTTCCACCTTGCCCACTGGCTCTCAGGTTCTAGAAGACACAGTCCAGGGGCCTCTGTTCCTTGCGTCCCCACAGGTGGGGACAGCAGGTCTCAGGCCACATCACTGCTGGCTGATGCCTCTTCCCCTGTTGAAGTTGACTAACCCTGGCAGGGGTGGGACAAGGCGCTGTCATTTCTTAAAGAGACTGTGTGGACACTTTGTTGTGTTTCTAGCAGTCATTAGGTCGGTGGGTGATGGGGGCCACTCTCCGAGGCCCCTCATTGTCCTCTGGTCACAGCCCAATCCCCCACCTGGTCAGGGTCCTTCCCACCCTGGCCCTTTGTGGTCCAGACCCCAGCCTTTGGCAGCCCTCCCCTAGGCTGGGCCGTCCCCTGCGGCCTCCATGGCGTCCCAGCTCAGGCCTCTGCCCTCTAGGCTGGTGCCGCTCAGGATCCCTGAGCTCTGGCATGTCCCCCTCATGGCCCTGTTCTGGGTTGTCTGCCTCCCCGGCTGCCCTTTGAGCTGCACGAGGACAGGGACGGTGTCCCTCAAGGTCATTTCAGGACCCTCAGGCCCTGCAACTGCACTTGAAACGTGCTGGGCGCACAGCACACGCTTCTGAGGGAGGTGCTAAGCGCTCAGCCCCTGCTCTCTGCTGCCTCCTCGCGGAAGGCCCTCTGGGGGCCAGACCACGCAGGGAGCCTGGGGCAGGCGGGCCAGAGGCTGCTTGTGCTCATCTCAGCCCCTGCCTTGACCCCCAGCTGTTTGAAATCCGACCCATCTGGTCACGTAACGCCGTCAAGGCCAACATCAGCGTCCACCCTGACAAGCTCAAGGTCTTGCTGCCCTTCATGGCCTATTACATGGTGAGTGTCCGCCCACCACCCACCTTGGCTCCCCCTGGGGTTCTGGTCCCTGATGTGACCGCTCAGAGTCGCAGCAAGAGCAGGCGGCCCTGTCCCAGCCGCACGGGCTTGTTGCAGCCCCTACAGAGGCCTCCTCGGTAGCACGCCTGGCCGTCCTGGGATTGTGGCATTGAGGAGTGGTCGCATGACTTGTAAGTGAAGGAATTGTACGTTTTAAGTGACTTTGTATTAAGGACTTTCTAAGGaccaggcactgggctgagtGCTGTGTGTTTCCTGTCCTGTCTTCCTCCGGCGGGGATGGAGAAGCCTGGCTCAGGGCAGTGACTCGATGTGTCAGGGTCCTGCGGCCAGCAAGTGGCTGAGCCGCCCGGGGGCCCCGGCCTGTGTGGCTGCAGAGCCTGAGCCCCTGACGTCGGTGCCACTCCGCCTTCACTCAGTCTGCCTGGGTTGAGTGGGGTTCAGTGGGGCAGGTGCACCGTGGACTCGGTCCTGGAGGGCATGGAGATTCCCACAGGTGCTATGAGGAGGAGCCCCGTGTGGTCCCCACCATCCCCAAGGGTCCCATGTGGAGCACTGGGGGGGCAAGTGCAAGACATGACCGTGACAGtgatggcgggggtggggtgcaCGAGGACACCTCCCTCCTGTGCTCAGAGCCGCCATCTGCCGTTCAGTGTTGGCTTCCTAGACAAGGGCTTCGGGAGTACTGTTCCGGGACCTTACGTCCGTCCATCAGTACACTAATGACATTTTTTGAGCTCTTGCTCTCTGCCCAGCCCTGTGGTGAGGGCTCCGGGgcagcatctcatttaatccgCACAAAAACACCATCTGACAGGTGGACCATGCCTTGAAAAGGCCAAGGGACCTACCCGAGGTGATGGAGCCACACTTGGCCGAGCTGGGGTGGGGTTCCAGAGCCGCGTCCTCACCTCTTGGACTGTCCCGCTGCCCCACCTGGATGCACCACTGTGGCCCGCGTCTCTGGGgggccggggatcggccccactCGCACTCCCACCCTTTCTGTCTCCAGATCACTGGCCCCTGGAGAAGCCTGTGGATTCGATATGGGTACGACCCCCGAAAACACCCAGGCGCCAAGATCTATCAAGTCCTTGACTTCCGGATCCGCTGTGGCATAAAATACGGTAAACGTGACTAGTGCCTTTGctcctgtctttctctcttcGTCTCTTTCTGTGTCTAGCATTTTCTTCTGCAATGAGAGTATATCCATATGGAGAGGATGAagagcctttcccctttggtgagaCTGTTGTGGGCAGAATAGCATAGGGATGAGGACCAGAGCTCGAGTCCTGGCTCCAGCGTGGACCCTCTGGCGGCTGAACCGCAGTCCCCATTCGGGTATTCCGGTTACTTGTGGCTTCTGCGGTGCGGGCCGGGCCTCCAGTGAGTGTCCAGTGTccagcctgccctgggcccctggCACATAGAGCTCCAGAACGCGGGGGGCCTGGAGTCCCCCTCTCAGGAACCGCCCCCGGGACACCCGCGTGCGTCTGTAGTGCAGACCAGTGCTGTTTGCCAGAGGGGGCGGCGCGCCCACCCGCCTGACGCGCCTCCCTCTCCATCAGGCTACGCCTCCAGCGACATGCCTGTCAAAGCCAAGCGCAGCGCCTACAACTACAGCCTCCCCATCACCGTCAAAAAGACGCGTGAGTGCCCGAGGCTCGCCCTGCTCCCTAGGGAGGGGGTGGGCGGCAGGAGGgcagggcggggggctggggagaAACACCCCGTATATTCCAAAGCACTGCTGTTGTCCCCTCGCAGCCAGCCAGCTTGTCACCATGCACGACCTCAAGCAGGGCCTGGGTCCCTCGGGGACACCCAGTACACGGAAGTTGACCTCCAACAAGTACAAGCTCAAGGTGGGTGTCCCTGAGCTGGCTGCTGGGTGACAGTGAAGGGGACAGGGAGAGGCGGCTTCTGCCCGGGCAGGCCAGGCACCCACAGCGCGCTCTCCAGGCCCCATGTGTGACGGCGGGAGGAGCCCTGACGGAGGTGGCTCTGCCCTCTCAGTGCCTTTGCACAACTCCCAGCTTCCAGGACAGCCTCCAAAAACAGAGTCAGAACTCGGTGTGAACCACCCAGGGCAGTGGGGGTTATGGACCACCTGGGCGGGTCTCGGGGAGGGATCTTTGACATCAACAGCCCCAAGTGGTGCCCTCCGTGAGCCAGGCCCTGAGGTCCTATGTGGCTGCTGCAGGGCTGGTCAGAATCGGGCACCGGGAGCGTGAAGCCCGAACAGACCATCTGAACCTGGGCTGTGAGCTGGGTCCAGGGTGTGGAGTTTACGGgcccagggccccaccctcacgGGCTCATGCTTTCGTTGACACAATGGCCCAGCAGAGGTGGCGATTTCCAAAGGCCTCTCCCATGCTTGGGCTGGCCTGAGCTGCTCTGGTCCAGGGCAGGGGTCGGGGGAGGCCGCGCAGGGCACGTCCCCCGCCCTGGAACCACCTGCCTCGtagagggggcggggcggcgtcTTGTGCCCTCTGTCTCTTCAGTGCAGCCGGCTGGATCCTCACCTGAGCGACCGTCCTCCTCAAGGGCTCTCGTTTTAGGCCACTATCCCCACCTCTGGGACTTGGTGCCTAGGtggggaaggaagaaagcaagcaGTAAAGCCCGCTTCGTGTCTTAGGGGTGGACACACAGGGCCATGTAAGATGACCAATTAGTAGAAGTTGGCGGGCAGTGAGGAGGGCTGGCTTTACAGGAATGCCTGGAGGCAGAGCCTGGCCTCAGGCTGGAGGGACACCCGCCAACCGTGAGTGGCTGGCCGGCTCGTGGTTCCGGGGGCCGTGGGCCACCCCTCGACGACCCCTGGGGGTCAGAGCTTGTTTTCCCCACGCCTGCTCCCGGCCTTTGGCCTGACCGCCCCGCCTGAATCCGAGGAGGCAAGCCGGGCCTGCTGGAGCCTGGGACTAGGACTGGGAGCCACCTCGTGGGGGCGAGGAGGTCCCCAGCACCTTCCCGTGTCTCCGCTCCTTTCCCAGGACTCGGTCTACGTCTTCCGGGAGGGGGCCCTGCCGCCCTATCGACAGATGTTCTACCAGTTATGCGACTTGCACGTGGACGAGTACGTCCCGAGGCGCCTGCCACGCCCAGGAGGGACCGTGGGGCGCGGGTCAGGGAAGAGGAACTGCCCGGGGACCAGAACGCTTCCTGTGGCTCTTCCGTTTCGCGTCAGCCGTCGTCTTAGCGAGAAGGCTGACTGCCTGGGAGTTAAGGCCGCCGGGAGATCCCTCTGCCAGGGCGTGCGGCCCCCGGAGCGGGTCCAGGGTGCCAGGGTGTCCTGTGTGCACCGCAGGCGGTGCTGGGCTGTGGTCTCTgctctcctcctctgtctcccacGTGGGGGTTCCCAGTCCCCAGGGCTGGCCGGAATTCCAGGAACCTTTAGTCCAGTTGTTCTCAGTGATGTTTAAAAACTGGGGATGGGATGCTGGGAGTGGGTAGGGATGAGAGCAGGTTAAACACAGCCTGGAATCTGGTGGGAGCTCTGAACTCTCACCAGAGACGTGGGCACGCGCCCGCTTTGTGTGCCATGTGGGGGTCAGGGACCCCCTGTCCAAGGGCCCCGGCGGGGGATGTGCCACTTTCACGGGCGTGCTTCCTGACCATACTCACCCCCCGAGCGGGCCCTCTAAGCATGACCCTACCTCTGCCACAACCCTCACTGGCCTCTGTGAGCAGAGGCCCCGCCCTGGGACTGGGTGTCCTGCCCCCAGGTTGCAGAAGATCATTCGCCGCAATGACGGGGCTGAGAACTCCTGCACGGAGCGGGATGGCTGGTGCCTCCCCAAGACCAGTGACGACCTGCGGGACGCCATGTCCCTCATGATCCGCCAGACCATCCGCTCCAAGAGGCCTGGTGAGAGCCGCTCGGAGTGATGGGACGCCCCCCGTCCCTTGGGCCCCACTCGGAATGGAGCAAGTGTCCCTCGTGGCCCCAGGTGGGGCTGGAACAGGGCGCTGCCAGCCAGGGCCGCCCCCACACCCGATATCCTCTGGCCATATGTGGGCACGGGGCACCTGTCCTTCCCCTGGGAGCCTGAGTCCTGTTGCCCTgcgctgcctgcccctccccgggTGTGAGGAAGGGGAGTGAGCCCTCGCTGGGCTGTGCGCCtgatggggcagggggagggtaggCAAAAGGGCCCCTCTCAGGGTCCCGCCTAGGCTCGGGCAGGGGGTGGTCCCAGACCCATCAACCCCCACGGAGCTGACGGGAGCAGGGGTCTCAGCCTCCTTTAGGACGCAGTCCCCCGAGAGTCTGGTCCATAAAAGGCCTCCCACGGCATCCCGTGCACACCCGGGGAGTCCACTGGGCCCGTGCAGCCACCCAAGGCTCCTTCAGGAGGTGATTTTCAAAGCCACTGGCTCCAGTGTCCCCTGAAGTGCTTGTTAGACTGCAGGGTCCCAGGTCCCCCAGACGGCCGTGCTCCCCAAAGCAGCTTCTGCACAGATCGAATTCAGATGCCCGTAACTAGACAGGCGCTCAGGAGCctgcctgggggcggggctggctcTGGTGAGACTGGTCTGGGGGCCACCCAGGAGCCTACGTTGGGAGACACGGCTTTGTCTTTTGGCGCCAGCTCTGTTCTCCAGCCCGACCAAGGCTGACGGCGGGAAGGAGCAGCTGACCGGCGAatctggggaagaggaggaggatgaggaggaggaggaggaggacttcaAGCCGTCGGAGGGGAGTGAGAatgagatggagacagagattcTGGACTACGTGTGATGCAGCCCTGGGCCCGAGGCTGGGCCTCCCTGACCAGGCCAGAGTTGTGTCTGACCTGATGAGGGGGCCAGGACGAGCCCGGGCTCCCCACGCTGCCTGCGGGGGCTGGAACGGCGGCCCCTCTGAGGAAAGCTGGGATCCCAGCAGGCGGGGGCAGCTAACCTTGTCCTTCCTGGGACCTGCTGCTCACGGCTGCCCGCTGGCCCTGGGTGCTTGGGGACATCCGCGAAGGTGGCGCCCTGGCTTCTCACAGCCCCGAGCCAGCCCAGTGTCCAGTGGGCTGAGCCGGCGCCCAGCACCTCCCTCTGGCTGAGACCAGCTGGAGCTGGAGGTGGAGATGGTGCGGTAGGGCAGGGGCTGGTTTCGGCTGGGCCTCACGACCGAAGGCAAGTACGGATGGGGCTGGAAGCCTGGTCCACGGCCACAGGTGACCAAAGAGCCTCCTTGGATTCAGACCCCATCCATTTGGTGTAGCCTgacagagggcaggcccagcggGAACTGTCATTAAATACGTTTTCCCAAGGAGTCTTGGTGTCTCAGTGCGGGTGTTGGAGCCAGAGGGGGTGTCCTCTTGCCTTGGGGCTTGGGCTCCGGCCAGACATCATTGGTTCCTTCAGTTGTTCATTCAGTGACCTCATGCTGGGTGACACTGGGATGACTGAGAACAGGCCTGCTAGGCCAGGTGAGAGCAGCCAGAAGGAACTCCAGCCTTGCAGTGTCCGACAGCCGCATGCTCATCCCTTCCTGTTCCAGATGGATGTGTTCTTGAGAGGTTCCTGGGAAACAGACCTGTCTTCTTCAGCTGCCCAGTGTGAAACCAGAGGCCACACGGGTCCCTGGTGGGCTGAGCCACCCTTCCTGGGGGagcgctcccctccccctgctgggCAGGTGCTCGCAGTCCTGCAGGGCAGCCAGAGCCAAAGATGAACCCATCACTCCCTTCCTCAGCCAACAGACTGGGCCACCTCATGTGACCACAGGTTCCAAAGTCAGTGGACGCCCCATCCTGCCCATCAGGCTCCTGGGAAGCCCTCCCACGACAGATCCCAGTGGCTCACAGTTGGCCTGAAGTGGCCGGTCCTGGGAACCTACCTTCTATAGTCAGCCCCCCTCCATGTGCTGCTCCCTGCTGCTGGGGACAGGGCATACCCAGCTGCTCCCCACTCCCTCACCTCTGTCATCGTTTCCCTCAGAGGCCGCTGGTCTCTGCTGGTGGATCTCAGCTGGGGCAGTCCACCTTCCCTGAGCCGTGCCACTGACCTCGAGCCTCAGAGGGAGAGCGTCTAGGTTCTGGTCCCCTCTCCCGGAAGCCGCTGTGGTCCCTACGCAAACCTGAGAAGGGCTTTCCTGGGACAGGGACACTCCCTCTGCAGCCAAGCCCTCCCTTACCCGGAGTGCGCCTTCTCTGTGCCAACCTGGAGGGGCCACCCGAGGTCTGCCCACGTTCTTACAGAGTGTGAAGTGGGTCCCCACGTAGAAACCTAAGTGCCTACACCCCCTCCCTTAGAACATTTTAAGGGAAAATTGCAGGTAGACACAGAAGTGCTAACTTACTGCTGAGCCCCCAGCCACTCACCCTGGGGCTTCGCCAGTTACCTGCTGCCGAGCTTGCCGCTTGCCTCCCCCGTGGCTTTACCTTTGTTCCACCCTCGTGCTTTGCTGGAACCGTTCTCAGGAAAACGTGCATCTCTAACACATCAggactttttgtttaaaaaacacaatAATGCTGCAATCACACCTAATAAACAGCAGTTCAGCTCGAACGCGCCCGTCAGCCTGGGAGGCACGGGCGTGTGCTGGGTCCCTTTAGTGACATGAGCGTTGCCGGCAGGGCCAGGTGGTGTCACCCTCATCCCCTGGCCTTGTTTACGGTGCTGTAACGTGGCCAGTGGTGACCAGGGGGACACTTTTTAGCTTCATAATGAACTCAGGTTTGTTTCAGTCAATCTCGGTCTTGCTTTTTGATGCCCAGTGTATCTCACCTCTGGCCTGAGAGCAGCCCCAGGTTGGCTCCCTGTCCTTCGACACACCCTCTGGTGTTCCCAGCCTTCCTGCTTCTGGCCACCGTGATGGCCCAGCCTCCCCCACTGCGTCTCCTGTCTCAGACCCAGCCTAGTTGCCCCCCAGGGGGCCCCTTTCCTTGGTGTGGAAGTGGTGTTTAGAGACCCCAATCTGGGCAGCAGCGGGGGCTCGTTGCTCCTGGGTTTCCTTTACCTCTAGGGCTTTGGACTACACAGCGCTAAGAAACAggcatttttttatttcaaagaaaaaataaaataatttgttataaaaataaattataaattatgagTTCATGCAGATATTTCCCAATTGAAATACTTGTTTCTTTTTCCACCGATGCTAAAAATCTTATACCACTAGCATAATTACTTTTTCTCCTACCAGTATAATAGATCGTATAATAAATCACCAAGTATACGATTATTTAAACAAATGATAAACTATATAAAGCAATacatgataaaaaataataagaccCCTGGAGATCATTTAGGATTGCTTtgccctttctttttccttaggataaatcCTGCTTGGACATACAGTCCTGCCTCCAAGTCACTGGAAGGAACTGTTTTCACGGAGGCTAGAACATCTCCTGATAAATGACCTAAAGTGGATGTTCTCTGcctgaaaacaaattttaaatgttcCTTTTGAGCACCTTGTAAATAGTAAAATTCGTAGACCCTGATATTAATTGTGCTATGAACCTATCATAGGTAGTCTCCCTGAGCAAAGGTATCAGTGAGGAAGTtcagagaggtaaagacaccGGTTCGGGTCACACAGCTATCGAGTGCGTCTCTGATTTGCAGCGTCTGCCTTGGATGACGTTGACACAGGTGCATTTGCCTTTCGTAGAAAATGCTCCAGCCcagaaagaaacattttcaaaatgtatttgccTAAGGTCCATGTGCCATTAAATCAATCGGGTTagttttctgttttgtcaattATATCAATTCAGAACGTTGGTCATTCCAGCCTAGACTTTTTGGAAGGTCATAGATGCTCCAAGCATCCAGTGATAACCGTagcatttctctgaagaaaaacATGCCTACCCACACACACGGGCATCCAGTTCCAGGGGCATCGAGGCCCCCATGATCTGTCCTGAAACTTCCTCACAGGTCCGCAGACCAGGACTCAAAGCTCCCGGTTCGGACGTTTGGATTAAATTTTCTCCACCACGTTACCACAGTGCAGCTGAAATGTCACAGCCACGACTAGTTTTGTCTGATTTTCCCAGGTTTCTTTTGTGAGAACCAGGGAGTCAGAAGATTGCCTGAGAGAGGAACAGCAGCAGCGAGGCCACAGCGCAGCAAATGCCACACCGTCCACGCCCGGGGGACCGAGGTGGCCGAGGCACACAGACCACCCCTCCGCTGGGCTGGGGTCCCAGGGTTTGGAGGAGATCTGTAAGAGGAAACCCAGAGCCGGGCAGTAGTTAAAGCAGTAAGAACAGTTTATTCAGGATTATTGCAATAAGGGGAGAGAGACTTCAGCACAGAGCAGAGCTCAAGCCCAAATACAGCACGGGCAAGTGGGAGTTCATAGCCACAGAGCAGGGTGAGTCCGTGGATGGAAACTTACTGGGAGGGAGCATCACGGGTGAGGGGGCTTCTGGCGAGACTGACCTAGCGGGATTCT
This portion of the Vicugna pacos chromosome 4, VicPac4, whole genome shotgun sequence genome encodes:
- the GTF3C5 gene encoding general transcription factor 3C polypeptide 5 isoform X3, producing MSDFQYLAVHTDAGGGHMSMYDKVLMLKPEKETFFHQELPLYIPPPIFSRLDTPVDYFYRPETQHREGYNNPPISGENLIGLSRARRPHNAIFVNFEEDEVPAQPLDAAVQTWRRVCTNPIDRKVEEELRKLFEIRPIWSRNAVKANISVHPDKLKVLLPFMAYYMITGPWRSLWIRYGYDPRKHPGAKIYQVLDFRIRCGIKYGYASSDMPVKAKRSAYNYSLPITVKKTPSQLVTMHDLKQGLGPSGTPSTRKLTSNKYKLKDSVYVFREGALPPYRQMFYQLCDLHVDELQKIIRRNDGAENSCTERDGWCLPKTSDDLRDAMSLMIRQTIRSKRPALFSSPTKADGGKEQLTGESGEEEEDEEEEEEDFKPSEGSENEMETEILDYV
- the GTF3C5 gene encoding general transcription factor 3C polypeptide 5 isoform X1, yielding MAAGVAGAGTGVAVPLELPRERRMVCVEYPGVVRDVSKMMQTLGGEESVSRIYTDPTKRLELYFRPKDPYCHPVCANRFGSSSLLLRVRRKTRQRRGAPGLEAHPEVTVDVEVLGIVSTVYKFQGMSDFQYLAVHTDAGGGHMSMYDKVLMLKPEKETFFHQELPLYIPPPIFSRLDTPVDYFYRPETQHREGYNNPPISGENLIGLSRARRPHNAIFVNFEEDEVPAQPLDAAVQTWRRVCTNPIDRKVEEELRKLFEIRPIWSRNAVKANISVHPDKLKVLLPFMAYYMITGPWRSLWIRYGYDPRKHPGAKIYQVLDFRIRCGIKYGYASSDMPVKAKRSAYNYSLPITVKKTPSQLVTMHDLKQGLGPSGTPSTRKLTSNKYKLKDSVYVFREGALPPYRQMFYQLCDLHVDELQKIIRRNDGAENSCTERDGWCLPKTSDDLRDAMSLMIRQTIRSKRPALFSSPTKADGGKEQLTGESGEEEEDEEEEEEDFKPSEGSENEMETEILDYV
- the GTF3C5 gene encoding general transcription factor 3C polypeptide 5 isoform X2, with the translated sequence MAAGVAGAGTGVAVPLELPRERRMVCVEYPGVVRDVSKMMQTLGGEESVSRECPTSSTWLCTRTQAAGTCPCMTRFSCSSLRRRLFSTRSCPSTSPHPSSPGWTPQWTTSIDQRHSTGENLIGLSRARRPHNAIFVNFEEDEVPAQPLDAAVQTWRRVCTNPIDRKVEEELRKLFEIRPIWSRNAVKANISVHPDKLKVLLPFMAYYMITGPWRSLWIRYGYDPRKHPGAKIYQVLDFRIRCGIKYGYASSDMPVKAKRSAYNYSLPITVKKTPSQLVTMHDLKQGLGPSGTPSTRKLTSNKYKLKDSVYVFREGALPPYRQMFYQLCDLHVDELQKIIRRNDGAENSCTERDGWCLPKTSDDLRDAMSLMIRQTIRSKRPALFSSPTKADGGKEQLTGESGEEEEDEEEEEEDFKPSEGSENEMETEILDYV